The following coding sequences lie in one Glycine soja cultivar W05 chromosome 16, ASM419377v2, whole genome shotgun sequence genomic window:
- the LOC114389799 gene encoding uncharacterized protein LOC114389799, which translates to MPLYSKFLKDMLTKKSKYIHNDKIVVEGNCSAVIQRILPPKYKDLGSVTIPCSIGAVSVGKTLIDLGASINLMPLSMCRRIRELEIMPTRMTLQLADRSITRPYGVIEDVLVKV; encoded by the coding sequence ATGCCACTTTACTCAAAGTTTCTGAAGGATATGCTAACCAAGAAGAGCAAATATATCCATAATGATAAaattgtggtggaaggaaactgCAGTGCTGTGATTCAAAGAATCCTTCCACCCAAATACAAGGATCTAGGGAGTGTCACAATCCCTTGCTCTATTGGTGCAGTGTCAGTTGGAAAAACTCTCATTGATTTAGGGGCTAGCATAAATTTGatgcctctctccatgtgcagGAGAATTAGAGAGTTGGAGATTATGCCAACAAGAATGACATTGCAGCTGGCAGATCGTTCTATAACAAGGCCGTATGGTGTGATTGAAGATGTTCTAGTCAAGGTGTAG